Genomic segment of Mycolicibacterium psychrotolerans:
TCGCGTTCGCCGCACTGGCGGCGATCGTGGTGGCGCCCGCGGCGATCGTCCTCGCCGGAGACCGACTCGACGCGTTCGACGTCCGCAAGCTCGTACGCCGGGTGCTGCACAGACCGGAACCGGCGCCCGTGCCCGTGCCCGTCGAGCGGATGTTCTGGTACCGGTCGACGAAATACGTTCAGCGGCGGGCCATTCCGATCGGCGTTGCCGTCGTCGCCCTGCTCGTAATGCTCGGCCTGCCGTTCCTCGGCGCCACCTGGGGCTTCCCCGATGACCGCGTGCTTCCGCAGTCGGCGTCGGCCCGTCAGGTCGGCGACGACATGCGCGAGAACTTCGCGGTCGACTCGTCGGCCAACGTCACCGTCGTGCTGCCAGACGCCCGCGACGTCACCCCGGCAGACTCGGACGGCTACGCCGCCGACTTGTCGCGGGTCGACGACGTCTCCACCGTCTCCGCGCCCGGTGGCACCTTCGTCGACGGGGCGAGAGTCGGTCCACCGTCGGCGGCGACGGGCGTCGCCGACGGCAGTGCCTTCCTCACGGTCGGCAGCACCGCGTCGCTGTTCACCGACGCCTCGGAGACCCAGCTGGACCGGCTGCACGCCGTCGAACCGCCCGGCGGACGGGAGGCGATGCTGACCGGCCTGGCGCAGATCAACCGCGACAGCTCCGACTCGATCACCTCGCGGCTGCCGACGGTGCTCGGCATCATCGCGGCCATCACGTTCGTGCTGCTGTTCCTGCTCACCGGCAGCGTGGTGCTGCCCCTGAAGGCGTTGGTGCTCAACGTGTTGTCGCTGACCGCGGCGTTCGGCGCGCTGGTGTGGATCTTCCAGGACGGCCACCTCGGGGCGCTGGGCACGACGCCGACCGGCACGCTGGTGGCCAACATGCCGGTGCTGTTGTTCTGCATCGCGTTCGGGCTGTCGATGGACTACGAGGTGTTCCTGGTCTCCCGGATCCGGGAATTCTGGCTGGCGTCGGACCGCAGTACAGCCGCCAACGACGAGAGCGTGGCGCTCGGGTTGGCGCGCACCGGCCGGGTGGTGACCGCCGCGGCCCTGCTGATGTCGATCTCGTTCGCGGCGCTGATCGCCGCGCAGGTCGCGTTCATGCGGATGTTCGGCGTGGGCCTGACCCTGGCCATCCTCGCCGACGCCACCTTGGTCCGGATGCTGCTGGTGCCTGCCTTCATGCACGTGCTGGGACGGTGGAACTGGTGGGCGCCGGCGCCGCTGGCCAGACTGCACGAACGGATCGGGTTGCGCGAGGGCGGCGACGACGGGCCGCCGCCGGCCGCACCCGTGCCGTCGGTGACCGAGGGGCAGCGATGAGCACACCTCCACTGCGGCGGCGCCGCGCCCCGCGCGGATCCGGCGACCAACTGCGCGACGAGATCCTCGACGCCGCGACCGGGCTGCTGCTCGAAACCGGTGACGCGAAAGCGGTGTCGATCCGGGCGGTGGCGCAACGCGTGGGCGTCACTCCGCCGTCGATCTACCTGCACTTCGCCGACAAGGACGCGCTGCTCGACGCGGTGTGTGTGCGGTACTTCGAGAAGCTCGACGACGAGATGCAGGCCGTCGCCGCGGTGGCCGGCACCTCGCCGGTCGACGTGTTGCGCGCCCAGGGCCTGGCCTACGTGCGGTTCGCGCTGAAAACCCCTGAGCTGTACCGCATTGCGACGATGGGGCAGGGCCACCCCGGGAGCGAGGTGGACGTGACGCTGACCAGCTCGGCGTTCACGCACATGCGCGCCGCGGTGCAGGCCCTGATCGACGAGGGCACCTACCCGCCCGGTGACCCCACCACGATGGCGCTCGAACTGTGGACCGCGGCGCACGGTGTGGCGGCGCTGCTGATCTCCCGCCCCTACCTGCCGTGGGGCGACGCCGAGGAGTTCGCGGGCCGGGTGTTGCGCGCGGTCTGCTGCGGACAGGTGGTGTCGGGCGCCATCGCCCCCGAGGAAGCTCCACGCGATACCGTGGCCTGGCTGAGAGAGGTCGTCGATGAGCACAACGGTCGATAATCCGTTCTTCGCGCGCGTGTGGACCGCGATGTCCGCGCGGGAGCCGGAGGCGCTGCGGCGGTTGCGCCGGGAGAACCTCGCCGGGCTGACCGGCCGCGTGCTCGAGGTGGGTGCCGGCACCGGGACCAACTTCGCCCTCTATCCCGGCACCGTGTCCGAGGTGGTCGCCGTCGAGCCCGAACGCAGGCTCGCCGCGCTGGCGGCGCGGGCCGCGACCGACGCGTCGGTGCCCGTCACGCTGACCGCCGAGACCGTGGAGCAGTTCCGCGACGGCGAACCGTTCGACGCGGTGGTGTGCTCGCTGGTGCTCTGCTCGGTGGACGATCCCGAAGAAGTCGTGGCGCAACTGTATTCGCTGCTGCGGCCGGGCGGGGAGCTGCGCTACCTCGAGCATGTGGCCGGCACCGGCGCGCGGGCCCGGCTGCAGCGCTTCGCCGACGCCACGCTGTGGCCGCGGCTGGCGGGCAACTGTCACACGCACCGCCACACCGAGCAGACGATCGCCGCGGCGGGATTCCGGGTGCAGGGACGCCGGGAGTGGACACTGCCGGCGTGGGCGCCCATACCCGTGGCGGAGTTCGCGATCGGCCGGGCCGTGAAACCGGGGGAGCCAGAGAAGCCGGGGGAGCCCTAACCGATCAGCGCGGGCAGGCGCTGCAGCAGCCCCGGCAGCGCCGCCCCGGCCTTCTCACGCAGGCTCACCGTCGCGCTGCTCGTCAGCGGCGTCGGCTCGGGATTGACCTCGATCACCGGGGTACCGCTGGCCACCGCCAGCTCCGGCAGCCCGGCGGCCGGATACACCACCGAACTGGTGCCCACCACCACGACGACGTCGGCGTTGACCACCGCGTCCACCGACTGCTGCCACGCACGGTCGGGCAGCGCCTCGCCGAACCACACCACGTCCGGCCGGATCAGACCGCCGCAGACGCACCGCGGCGGGTCGACCGATTCCACCGGCTCGGGCATGGCGGGCACATCGCCCAGGTACGCGGCTCCGCAACGGTCGCAATGGAATTCGAAGAGACTGCCGTGCACGTGGTACACCAGGTTGCTGCCGGCGCGCTCGTGCAGGTTGTCGACGTTCTGCGTCACGACGTGCACGTCGGCGTAGTCCTCCCACGCCGCGACGGCCCGGTGGGCGTTGTTCGGGGCGACCGCGCCCATCATGTGGTGGCGCCACAGATACCACGCCCACACCCGGTCGGGATGCGCGCGCCAGCCGTCGGCGCTGGAGATCTCGTAAGGGTCGACCTCGGCCCACAGCCCCGTTTCGACGTCGCGGAACGTCGGCACCCCGCTCTCGGCCGAGATACCGGCGCCGCTGAATACCGTCACCTGCACCCCACCAAACTAGCGGCTGTGGGTGATACTGGGCACGTGGCCGAGTTGGGGGATTGGGTGCGCGTCGATCCGCACGCTGCCAGGCCGCTGTTCGACCAGCTCAGAACGCAGATCATCGCCGGTATCCGGGACGGGCAACTGACCCCGGGCACCCGGCTGCCCACGGTCCGCGAACTGGCTGGTCAGATCAATCTGGCAGTGAACACCGTGGCGCGCGCATACCGGGAACTGGAAGCAGCGGGGATTCTGGAGACGCGGGGCCGGTTCGGCACCTTCGTCGCGCGCTCCGATCCGGCCGACTCCGCGATGGCGACCGCCGCGCACACGTATGTGTCGACGGCCAAGTCGCTCGGAGTGGGTAAGGGGCAGGCGATGCGGTACGTCGAGGCCGCGTTCGGCTGAGCCGGGCGGGTCAGCCGAATTCCAGCAGGATGGTCAGCGGCCGCAGCGGGTCCAGCAGCGGGATGCGCTGCCAGGTCCACATCAGGGCGTTGAGGACCCGGCCGCGGGCCGGCTCGGTGGGCAGGTCGTGCACCGCGCGCACCCCGGGGACCCTGTTGACCAGGTCGGCCGCCTCCGCGACCGTCAGCGAGAACGGCATCGGCGGCACCCGGTAGCGCAGCGAGGTGCGCATTCCGCGCCGGGCCAGCGCGGCGAACCCCGACGGCGCCAGGTCGAACATCATCTGGCCGCCGGGGAAGCGGGCGGCGCAGGCTTTCATCAACGCCATCGCCTCGTCGGGCTGCAGGTACATCAGCAGCCCCTCGGCGGTGATGAACACGCCGTGCTGCGGGTCCACCCGGTCCATCCAGCTGAAGTCCAGCGCGGACTGGGCGCACAGCTCGATCCGGTCGGAGGCGGGCAGCAGTCTGCGGCGCAGGTGGATCATCGGCGGCAGGTCCACGCTGAGCCAGCGGAAGTCGTGGCCGACATCGGCCGCGTCGAGTCGGTAGAAGCTCGTCTGCAGCCCCTCGGCGAGCGCGACCACCGTCGCCTTCGGGTGGTCGAGCAGGTAGCGCCGGGTGTGCTTGTCGAACAGCTTGGCGCGCAACGCCATATCCTGCCTGCGGGTGAAGCCGAACTTGGCGAAGTCGAAGTCGATCGAGTCCACCAGGTGGATCGCCATCGGGTCGTCGATGATCGCGTCGGGCCTGCGCGCCTCGCCGGCCCGCACCACCAGCGTCATCAACGCGGTCTCCGACACCCCGGTCAGGTCGGCGGTGTGTTTGGGTGTCTGGTTCATCCGTTCCTCTCTGCGTCAGCCACGCAGGACCCTGTCGATCGTGCGCAGATTGCGGGTGGTGGTCGACGACTTGTAACGCTTCTTGCCCATCGTCTTGCCGATCGCGCTGTCGAGCGTGCTCGTCCGCGGGACCTGCCAGTAGAGCACTCCGGCGCCGACGGCGATCAACTCGTCTGGGCGGGGCTCCTCGCCCAGGGCGGCCAGTTCGCGCAGGACGTCGTCGTCGCTGACGAACGTGACGTAGGAATGGTGGCCGGCCACCTCACGCTCGAACGGATAGCCGGCGGAGATGTCGGCCAGCGCATCGACGTCGTAAACCAGAACCCAAGCCTCGTAACCGAATTCGGCACGTAACGCCTTCTCGGCCTTCGTGCGGACGGTGTTCGCGCCGGCTCTGCTGGTCAGCAGCACATTGCCGCTCGCCAGCAGCGTCTTCACGTCGGTGAACCCGGCCGCCTCGAGTGCCTGCGCGACGGCGGGCATCTTCAGCGTGACTCCACCCACGTTGACGCCGCGCAGGAACGCGGCATACCGCGTCACCGCGCACCACGGGGAAGTGTTGATGGGGCCACCTGTTCGATCATCCCACTGCGAGAGACCGACGTAGGCTCGGGTGATGACCCGCGACGTGTTCGACGACAAGCTGCTGGCGCTGATCGCCGGGAACTCGCTGGGCGTGCTGGCCACCCTCAAGCGCGACGGGCGCCCGCAGCTGTCGAACGTGTCCTATCACTTCGACCCGCGGGCGCTGACGATCTCGGTGTCGATCACCGAACCCCGGGCCAAGACCCGCAACCTGCGCCGTGATCCGCGCGCCGCGGTCCACGTCAGCTCCGACGACGGCTGGGCCTACGCCGTGGCCGAAGGCGACGCGGTGCTGACACCGCCGGCTGCGAACCCGAGCGACGAGACGGTAGAGGGGCTCGTGGCGCTGTACCGGAACATCGCCGGCGAGCACCCGGACTGGGACGACTACCGCCGGGCTATGGTCGACGACCGCCGGGTGCTGATGACGCTGCCGATCGCGCACCTGTACGGGATGCCGCCGGGTCGTCGCTGAGCGGGCTACGCTACGTCCATGGCAGCCAAGGAGTCGGCAGAGTCGTCCGGAGCTCCCGAAGACGAGAACAAGCGCAAGTTCCGCGAAGCATTGGAGCGCAAGAAGGCGCAGGCGGCGGGCGGCGCAGCCCACCGCGACGGCGGTGCCAAGCAACCGCGCGCCCACGGTCCGCTCGAGAACCGGCGCGAATTCCGCCGCAAGAGCGGCTGATACCTCAGACCCGGGCCGGCCGGGCACGCTCCCGCATCAGGATCGCGACCAGACAGCCCGCGGCGAGCACGGCGACCGACACCGCGAACACCACGCCCGAGGTGCGAAGTCCCCACGCCTGCGCGGCCAGTCCCTCCCCGACCACCGGGACGGCGATCGCCACGTAGGCGATCACGAAGTACGTGGAACTGACCTCGGCCCGCCGCTCGGCCGGCGTGCGGTCGGACACCGCGGCCAGGCCGCGGCTGAAGCTGATGCCCTGCCCGACGCCCGCGACGACGGCCGCCGCGATCAGCCCCGGCAGCGACGAGAAGTGCAGTGCGAGGGCGAGAATCGCCATGCCGACGATCAGGATCGCGCAGCCCACCGCGACGGCGCGGCCGGGATCCATCGTGCGTGCGGCCACCTGCGCGACCGCCGAGGTGAGGAAGACCGACCCCGCGATGACGCCGGCCACCGCATGGTTGCCGATGCCGACCACGTCGGCGACGAACGACGGCGCGACGGCGGCGAACAGCCCGGTGACGGCGAAACCGGCGAAGGCAGCCAGGGCGGCCACCACGAACACCGACCGGGCTTCGGGCGGCACCGCCAGCCGCTGCACACCGAGCCTGCCCTCGCGCGGCGACGTCTCGGGCGAACAGAGCACCGCGACCGCGGCCGCCGCGCACAACACGAGGTGGACCACGAAACTCAGATCGAGCGGGCGCGGCGCGTACTGCACCAGCACGCCGGCCAGTACCGGACCGAGCCCGAGCCCGCCGATGTTCACCACCGACGCCACGGCCGCGGCGCGCGACCGCCAGGCCGGCGGCGCCGCCTCGATGACCGCGGCGGTGGCGGTGCCGGTGAACAGTCCCGCCGACAACCCCGACAGCACGCGGCCGATCAGCAGC
This window contains:
- a CDS encoding MMPL family transporter, with protein sequence MLHRIARLAIAAPRRILAAALLVMIACGVFGIPVVGQLSAGGFADPTSESARASQILVDRFGQGDMDLLISLRAEGGMDAARTVATDIVSRLSESPNVGEVTSAWTAPPSAASALISADGKTGLIVAGITGGESAAQRHAEELTDALVYDRDGVTVRAGGVAMTYVQINSQTEKDLLLMESIAVPLSFVVLVWVFGGLLAAALPVAVGGFAILGSMAVLRAVTLVTDVSIFALNLSIAMGLALAIDYTLLIISRYRDELAAGADRDRALVRTMSTAGRTVLFSAMTVALSMIAMVVFPMYFLKSFAYAGIAVVAFAALAAIVVAPAAIVLAGDRLDAFDVRKLVRRVLHRPEPAPVPVPVERMFWYRSTKYVQRRAIPIGVAVVALLVMLGLPFLGATWGFPDDRVLPQSASARQVGDDMRENFAVDSSANVTVVLPDARDVTPADSDGYAADLSRVDDVSTVSAPGGTFVDGARVGPPSAATGVADGSAFLTVGSTASLFTDASETQLDRLHAVEPPGGREAMLTGLAQINRDSSDSITSRLPTVLGIIAAITFVLLFLLTGSVVLPLKALVLNVLSLTAAFGALVWIFQDGHLGALGTTPTGTLVANMPVLLFCIAFGLSMDYEVFLVSRIREFWLASDRSTAANDESVALGLARTGRVVTAAALLMSISFAALIAAQVAFMRMFGVGLTLAILADATLVRMLLVPAFMHVLGRWNWWAPAPLARLHERIGLREGGDDGPPPAAPVPSVTEGQR
- a CDS encoding TetR/AcrR family transcriptional regulator; the protein is MSTPPLRRRRAPRGSGDQLRDEILDAATGLLLETGDAKAVSIRAVAQRVGVTPPSIYLHFADKDALLDAVCVRYFEKLDDEMQAVAAVAGTSPVDVLRAQGLAYVRFALKTPELYRIATMGQGHPGSEVDVTLTSSAFTHMRAAVQALIDEGTYPPGDPTTMALELWTAAHGVAALLISRPYLPWGDAEEFAGRVLRAVCCGQVVSGAIAPEEAPRDTVAWLREVVDEHNGR
- a CDS encoding class I SAM-dependent methyltransferase; protein product: MSTTVDNPFFARVWTAMSAREPEALRRLRRENLAGLTGRVLEVGAGTGTNFALYPGTVSEVVAVEPERRLAALAARAATDASVPVTLTAETVEQFRDGEPFDAVVCSLVLCSVDDPEEVVAQLYSLLRPGGELRYLEHVAGTGARARLQRFADATLWPRLAGNCHTHRHTEQTIAAAGFRVQGRREWTLPAWAPIPVAEFAIGRAVKPGEPEKPGEP
- a CDS encoding NAD-dependent deacylase, with the protein product MQVTVFSGAGISAESGVPTFRDVETGLWAEVDPYEISSADGWRAHPDRVWAWYLWRHHMMGAVAPNNAHRAVAAWEDYADVHVVTQNVDNLHERAGSNLVYHVHGSLFEFHCDRCGAAYLGDVPAMPEPVESVDPPRCVCGGLIRPDVVWFGEALPDRAWQQSVDAVVNADVVVVVGTSSVVYPAAGLPELAVASGTPVIEVNPEPTPLTSSATVSLREKAGAALPGLLQRLPALIG
- a CDS encoding GntR family transcriptional regulator; the encoded protein is MAELGDWVRVDPHAARPLFDQLRTQIIAGIRDGQLTPGTRLPTVRELAGQINLAVNTVARAYRELEAAGILETRGRFGTFVARSDPADSAMATAAHTYVSTAKSLGVGKGQAMRYVEAAFG
- a CDS encoding class I SAM-dependent methyltransferase, with protein sequence MNQTPKHTADLTGVSETALMTLVVRAGEARRPDAIIDDPMAIHLVDSIDFDFAKFGFTRRQDMALRAKLFDKHTRRYLLDHPKATVVALAEGLQTSFYRLDAADVGHDFRWLSVDLPPMIHLRRRLLPASDRIELCAQSALDFSWMDRVDPQHGVFITAEGLLMYLQPDEAMALMKACAARFPGGQMMFDLAPSGFAALARRGMRTSLRYRVPPMPFSLTVAEAADLVNRVPGVRAVHDLPTEPARGRVLNALMWTWQRIPLLDPLRPLTILLEFG
- a CDS encoding DUF1697 domain-containing protein, which codes for MTRYAAFLRGVNVGGVTLKMPAVAQALEAAGFTDVKTLLASGNVLLTSRAGANTVRTKAEKALRAEFGYEAWVLVYDVDALADISAGYPFEREVAGHHSYVTFVSDDDVLRELAALGEEPRPDELIAVGAGVLYWQVPRTSTLDSAIGKTMGKKRYKSSTTTRNLRTIDRVLRG
- a CDS encoding PPOX class F420-dependent oxidoreductase, translated to MTRDVFDDKLLALIAGNSLGVLATLKRDGRPQLSNVSYHFDPRALTISVSITEPRAKTRNLRRDPRAAVHVSSDDGWAYAVAEGDAVLTPPAANPSDETVEGLVALYRNIAGEHPDWDDYRRAMVDDRRVLMTLPIAHLYGMPPGRR
- a CDS encoding DUF5302 domain-containing protein, whose protein sequence is MAAKESAESSGAPEDENKRKFREALERKKAQAAGGAAHRDGGAKQPRAHGPLENRREFRRKSG
- a CDS encoding MFS transporter; protein product: MSRLTPSVHRYSMALLAYAFAAIMVGTTLPTPMYALFAEDLHFQVLTTTVIFAAYAGGVLAALLAFGRWSDVVGRRPVLLAGIAFAAASAVVFVLADSVTELLIGRVLSGLSAGLFTGTATAAVIEAAPPAWRSRAAAVASVVNIGGLGLGPVLAGVLVQYAPRPLDLSFVVHLVLCAAAAVAVLCSPETSPREGRLGVQRLAVPPEARSVFVVAALAAFAGFAVTGLFAAVAPSFVADVVGIGNHAVAGVIAGSVFLTSAVAQVAARTMDPGRAVAVGCAILIVGMAILALALHFSSLPGLIAAAVVAGVGQGISFSRGLAAVSDRTPAERRAEVSSTYFVIAYVAIAVPVVGEGLAAQAWGLRTSGVVFAVSVAVLAAGCLVAILMRERARPARV